In Myxococcus fulvus, one genomic interval encodes:
- a CDS encoding putative quinol monooxygenase, which produces MTTQSQMAGNVHVGLLVRLEAKAGKEADVQRFLEGGLPVVQAEPATAQWFALRLGPSTFGIFDTFADDAGRDAHLAGKVAAALMARAPELLAQPPSIEKVDVLAVKR; this is translated from the coding sequence ATGACGACGCAATCACAGATGGCCGGGAACGTTCACGTGGGGCTGCTGGTCCGCCTGGAGGCGAAGGCGGGCAAGGAGGCCGATGTGCAGCGATTCCTGGAGGGAGGGCTCCCCGTGGTCCAGGCGGAGCCGGCGACGGCGCAGTGGTTCGCGCTTCGCCTCGGTCCCTCCACCTTCGGCATCTTCGATACCTTCGCGGACGACGCGGGTCGCGATGCGCACCTCGCGGGCAAGGTCGCCGCGGCCCTGATGGCCCGGGCGCCGGAGTTGCTCGCGCAGCCTCCGTCCATCGAGAAGGTGGATGTGCTCGCGGTGAAGCGCTGA
- a CDS encoding glutathione S-transferase family protein → MGANTAEMLTLHGFGRVNSKVVGLTRDLRALWALEELGVPYRVHGVDHPAGELGSEEFRRMNPFAQVPVLDDEGFVLTESGAILLYLAEKTGRLIPEDFQGRAQVTRWCFAALNSVEPPLFQLVMIDLLGAADPTGAQRRPGVVQYSERVLGSVEAWLEGRPYLAGEAFTVADILMVTVLREVRNAGVLERFARVSAYRERCEQRPAWQRTLDAYEQRLGVPAGSAR, encoded by the coding sequence GTGGGTGCCAATACTGCGGAGATGCTCACGCTCCATGGCTTTGGTCGCGTCAACTCGAAGGTGGTGGGGCTCACGAGAGATCTGCGGGCCCTGTGGGCGCTCGAAGAGCTCGGTGTGCCCTATCGGGTCCACGGCGTGGACCATCCCGCGGGGGAACTCGGGAGCGAGGAGTTCCGGAGGATGAACCCCTTTGCCCAGGTGCCGGTGCTCGACGACGAGGGCTTCGTGCTCACCGAGTCGGGCGCCATCCTGCTGTACCTCGCGGAGAAGACGGGCCGGTTGATTCCCGAGGACTTCCAGGGCCGCGCCCAGGTGACGCGGTGGTGCTTCGCCGCGCTCAACAGCGTCGAGCCCCCGCTGTTCCAGTTGGTGATGATCGACCTGCTCGGCGCCGCGGACCCCACGGGCGCGCAGCGACGTCCCGGGGTGGTCCAGTATTCCGAGCGCGTGCTGGGCTCGGTGGAGGCCTGGCTGGAGGGCCGTCCGTATCTCGCCGGCGAGGCGTTCACCGTGGCGGACATCCTGATGGTCACCGTCCTGCGTGAGGTCCGCAACGCGGGCGTGCTGGAGCGCTTTGCGAGGGTCTCCGCCTATCGCGAGCGCTGTGAGCAACGGCCCGCATGGCAGCGGACGCTGGATGCCTATGAGCAGCGTCTGGGCGTCCCGGCGGGCAGCGCGCGTTAG
- a CDS encoding RNA polymerase sigma factor: protein MGVKMPPGLSAREVQDLYDRYAPGMYRRVFALLQREADAWDAVQESCIRVLQSAAEFRCEARPMTFIYRVTTNVSLNLLVAEEGPRRFALGWPCVAAAPSAPSGGLPFAARQEPHGGGEAGRDCRGVG from the coding sequence ATGGGTGTGAAGATGCCGCCAGGGTTGAGCGCCAGGGAGGTCCAGGACCTGTACGACCGGTACGCCCCTGGCATGTACCGGAGGGTCTTCGCATTGCTTCAGCGGGAGGCGGACGCCTGGGACGCGGTGCAGGAGTCCTGCATCCGCGTCCTCCAATCCGCCGCCGAGTTCCGCTGTGAGGCCCGGCCGATGACCTTCATCTACCGGGTGACGACGAATGTGAGCCTCAACCTGCTCGTCGCGGAGGAGGGCCCGCGCCGGTTCGCCCTGGGATGGCCATGCGTGGCAGCTGCTCCCTCCGCTCCGAGCGGAGGACTCCCGTTCGCGGCCCGCCAGGAACCTCACGGTGGCGGCGAAGCAGGGCGCGATTGTCGCGGCGTGGGGTGA
- a CDS encoding serine/threonine protein kinase — MTSQLGPYTRIRLLFGGIIEDHLSQVAGPSGREKTLVLQCLRSDMAENVGFAEMFLDTARHAALLDHPNIVKVFDVGVADGTYFLAREHIEGPNLREVLKYMAAQRMTLAATLCARIISQVCEGLAFAHDLADSETGEPLRLIHRCVRPYNILLSHQGKAMMVDFGVDELRSRFTPRMIPLVHDEVYNAPEVMSRTPVDRRMDVYSLGVVLYELLTQRRPFEVTPERSVMQAILTEPMIPAERHRPDLPDALLAILARALAKDRNERYPDCHAFKADLERFIRSTGESVKPKHVAQLAQQVSPTSDRLEAQPRPSVTRGRVLAAAVGLLVLLGGGLLLWRMGAAPEPQQAPASTP, encoded by the coding sequence GTGACATCCCAACTCGGTCCATACACACGCATCCGGCTGCTCTTCGGTGGCATCATCGAGGACCACCTGTCCCAGGTCGCCGGCCCGAGCGGGCGCGAGAAGACGCTGGTGCTCCAGTGCCTCCGGTCGGACATGGCCGAGAATGTGGGGTTCGCGGAGATGTTCCTGGACACGGCGAGGCATGCCGCCCTGCTCGACCACCCGAACATCGTGAAGGTCTTCGACGTCGGTGTGGCGGACGGCACGTACTTCCTCGCCAGGGAGCACATCGAGGGCCCCAACCTGCGCGAGGTGCTCAAGTACATGGCCGCCCAGCGGATGACGCTGGCGGCGACCCTGTGCGCGCGCATCATCTCGCAAGTCTGCGAGGGACTCGCCTTCGCCCATGACCTCGCGGACTCCGAGACGGGCGAGCCGCTGAGGCTCATCCACCGTTGCGTCAGGCCTTACAACATCCTCCTGTCACACCAGGGGAAGGCCATGATGGTGGACTTCGGCGTCGACGAACTGCGGTCCCGGTTTACTCCGCGCATGATTCCCCTCGTTCACGACGAGGTCTACAACGCGCCCGAGGTGATGAGCCGCACGCCGGTGGACCGGCGGATGGATGTCTATTCGCTCGGTGTGGTGCTCTACGAGTTGCTCACCCAGCGCAGGCCATTCGAAGTCACGCCCGAAAGGAGCGTGATGCAGGCAATCCTGACCGAGCCCATGATACCCGCGGAGCGGCACCGGCCGGACCTGCCCGACGCCCTGCTCGCCATCCTCGCCCGAGCGCTCGCCAAGGATCGGAATGAGCGTTATCCGGACTGCCACGCGTTCAAGGCGGACCTGGAGAGATTCATCCGCTCCACGGGTGAGTCAGTGAAACCGAAGCACGTGGCCCAACTCGCCCAGCAGGTGAGCCCGACCTCGGACCGCCTGGAGGCCCAGCCACGGCCCTCCGTGACGCGAGGTCGGGTGCTCGCGGCGGCCGTGGGGCTCCTGGTGCTGCTCGGAGGCGGCCTCCTGCTCTGGAGGATGGGGGCCGCACCCGAGCCCCAGCAGGCCCCCGCTTCGACTCCGTAG
- a CDS encoding alpha/beta fold hydrolase → MSLRFVRFKSTNPSPGAPIVYLAGGPGGSGIDAARHGRFDLFLALREVADVIALDQRGTGESNPHAELSHPWAIPLDQRVDEALLDTTMKKAAAEASRAWTAAGVDLGAYTTVENADDLEALRKALGAPKLNLWGISYGTHLGLAYLRRYPQQVEHIILAGVEGPDDTWKRPAHAEALLDRWEAVLRAEGEQGPGLRARLAKLLKSLRREPRGVEVTDPETGARRTWKVSPFDLQRTLFESMRDPTTFRRFLALLPALEAGDFAPMAPFAGLLREGALRPMSLAMDAASGVSPARQALIRKEASKSLLGGSANPGALVAGDVPGVSDLGASFRGPLKASVPVLLISGTLDGRTSPDNAEALRPGLSKAVHLVLEGAGHDGLFQSDPRILERMTSFLKGEALRDERLEIKAKP, encoded by the coding sequence ATGTCCCTGCGCTTCGTGCGCTTCAAGAGCACGAACCCGTCACCGGGTGCGCCCATCGTGTACCTGGCGGGCGGGCCGGGTGGCTCCGGCATCGATGCCGCGCGCCATGGCCGCTTCGACCTGTTCCTCGCGCTTCGTGAGGTGGCCGATGTCATCGCCCTGGACCAGCGGGGGACCGGTGAGTCGAATCCTCATGCCGAGCTGTCACATCCCTGGGCCATTCCGCTCGACCAGCGCGTGGACGAGGCGCTGCTCGACACCACGATGAAGAAGGCCGCGGCCGAGGCGAGTCGGGCCTGGACGGCGGCGGGCGTGGACCTGGGCGCGTACACCACGGTGGAGAACGCCGACGACCTGGAGGCGCTGCGCAAGGCGCTGGGCGCCCCGAAGCTCAACCTCTGGGGCATCAGCTACGGCACCCACCTGGGCCTCGCCTACCTGCGGCGCTACCCGCAGCAGGTGGAGCACATCATCCTCGCCGGCGTCGAGGGACCGGACGACACCTGGAAGCGGCCCGCCCACGCGGAGGCGCTGCTCGACCGTTGGGAGGCCGTGCTGCGCGCCGAGGGTGAGCAGGGGCCGGGCCTGAGGGCGCGGCTGGCGAAGCTGTTGAAGTCGCTGCGTCGTGAGCCTCGCGGCGTGGAGGTCACGGACCCGGAGACGGGGGCGCGCCGCACCTGGAAGGTCAGCCCCTTCGACCTTCAGCGCACCCTCTTCGAGTCCATGAGGGACCCCACCACCTTCCGTCGCTTCCTCGCCCTGCTCCCGGCGCTGGAGGCTGGAGACTTCGCGCCGATGGCGCCCTTCGCGGGCCTGCTGCGCGAAGGGGCGCTGCGACCGATGTCGCTCGCCATGGATGCGGCCTCCGGTGTGAGCCCGGCGCGACAGGCCCTCATCCGGAAGGAGGCGTCGAAGTCATTGCTCGGGGGCAGCGCCAATCCTGGCGCCCTGGTGGCGGGAGATGTGCCCGGCGTGAGCGACCTCGGCGCTTCCTTCCGCGGCCCGCTGAAGGCCTCGGTGCCCGTGCTCCTCATCAGCGGCACCCTGGACGGGCGCACGAGCCCGGACAACGCCGAGGCCCTTCGCCCAGGGCTCTCCAAGGCCGTGCACCTGGTGTTGGAGGGAGCGGGACATGACGGTCTCTTCCAGTCGGACCCGCGCATCCTCGAGCGGATGACGTCCTTCCTGAAGGGCGAAGCGCTCCGAGATGAGCGGCTGGAGATCAAGGCGAAGCCCTGA
- a CDS encoding histidine kinase, which translates to MASTARGVPVAQRLAESPECTWFVLGLRMLGAMMSSVFIALSLTVSAAMPSVRQGQVQVNTEALNPEVALSADERGWRTVPVDEVNEGAGPYWLRTQVDVPPREAGAPTPALALSVLGSWEAWWDGRPLGSNGQVGRTATEEVPGRIDVLLPLPPELSTPGPHLLTMHISAHRLGFQPVGTVHHVHAGEAASLAQARMQGLVPSLCMLGALVLMGLYHLVRVRLSKGGLATLLLGLLCLAASALILLEAWRGLASYSYPQHALRLRLLAAAMLAVATLLPATVHAAFSEPRRWMRWLGLGLGLLSLAFVPGFDGKNTIALGASLVVSTVLCVRAWRRGEVGAPLGTLAGLGFAGTLFLLEPWGFSERGFFLAFGGLLLCLTVVHARQQRRQQERLESATRAAERLQLELLKRSLQPHFLMNTLGALSEWVETEPAQAVRFIEALGAAYRHLLAVSGERTIPLARELELCRAHLEVMGCRQGTSFHLETEGVDLGAPVPPALLHTLLENAFSHNRYVSPHTFRLESSVVTEYTGPRRSYVFLAPVGTGPGRGGGDGTGARYLRARLEEAFPGAWRLEDGPTAAGWMTRVEVPA; encoded by the coding sequence GTGGCCAGCACGGCGCGTGGGGTGCCCGTCGCCCAACGCCTCGCGGAGTCGCCGGAGTGCACGTGGTTCGTCCTGGGGCTGCGTATGCTGGGCGCCATGATGTCCTCCGTCTTCATCGCGCTCTCGCTCACGGTCTCGGCCGCGATGCCCTCCGTGAGGCAGGGCCAGGTCCAGGTGAACACGGAGGCGCTCAACCCAGAGGTCGCGCTCTCCGCGGACGAACGGGGCTGGCGCACGGTGCCGGTCGATGAGGTCAACGAGGGGGCGGGCCCGTATTGGCTGCGCACCCAGGTGGACGTGCCCCCGCGTGAAGCCGGAGCCCCGACGCCGGCCCTCGCCCTGTCGGTGCTCGGCTCATGGGAGGCCTGGTGGGATGGCAGGCCCCTGGGAAGCAATGGACAGGTGGGGCGGACCGCCACGGAAGAGGTCCCAGGACGCATCGATGTCCTGCTCCCGCTTCCGCCCGAGCTCAGCACACCGGGCCCTCATCTGCTGACGATGCACATCTCGGCGCACCGGCTCGGCTTCCAGCCCGTGGGCACCGTCCACCACGTGCACGCCGGCGAGGCGGCGTCCCTCGCCCAGGCGCGGATGCAGGGCCTGGTGCCATCCCTCTGCATGTTGGGCGCGCTGGTGCTGATGGGGCTCTACCACCTCGTGCGCGTGCGGCTCTCGAAGGGAGGGCTCGCCACGCTCCTGCTCGGTCTGCTGTGCCTCGCCGCCTCGGCGCTCATCCTGCTGGAGGCCTGGCGCGGGCTCGCCAGCTATTCCTATCCCCAGCACGCCCTGCGGCTGCGGCTGCTGGCGGCGGCCATGCTGGCGGTGGCGACGCTGCTGCCGGCGACCGTGCACGCGGCCTTCAGCGAGCCACGCCGCTGGATGCGGTGGCTGGGACTCGGGCTGGGGCTGCTTTCGCTCGCCTTCGTTCCAGGGTTCGATGGCAAGAACACCATCGCGCTCGGGGCCTCGCTCGTCGTCTCCACGGTGCTCTGCGTACGGGCGTGGCGTCGAGGAGAGGTCGGGGCTCCATTGGGCACGCTGGCGGGGCTCGGCTTCGCCGGGACGCTCTTCCTGTTGGAGCCGTGGGGCTTCTCCGAGCGAGGCTTCTTCCTCGCCTTCGGGGGACTGCTGCTCTGCCTCACGGTGGTCCATGCCCGGCAGCAGCGCCGGCAGCAAGAGCGGCTCGAGAGCGCGACGCGCGCCGCGGAGCGGCTGCAGTTGGAGTTGCTCAAGCGCAGCCTGCAGCCGCACTTCCTGATGAACACGCTGGGCGCGCTGAGTGAGTGGGTGGAGACGGAGCCCGCGCAGGCCGTGCGCTTCATCGAGGCCCTGGGCGCCGCGTACCGACACCTGCTCGCCGTCTCCGGTGAGCGCACCATTCCGCTCGCTCGCGAGCTGGAGCTGTGCCGCGCCCACCTGGAGGTCATGGGCTGTCGACAGGGCACATCCTTCCACCTGGAGACCGAGGGCGTGGACCTGGGCGCCCCCGTCCCCCCTGCCCTGCTGCACACGCTGTTGGAGAACGCCTTCAGTCACAACCGCTACGTCTCGCCCCACACCTTCCGGCTCGAAAGCAGCGTCGTCACGGAGTACACGGGGCCACGTCGGAGCTATGTCTTCCTCGCGCCAGTGGGTACGGGACCGGGCCGGGGTGGCGGTGACGGCACGGGCGCGCGCTATCTTCGTGCACGGTTGGAAGAGGCCTTCCCAGGTGCATGGCGGCTCGAGGATGGGCCCACCGCCGCGGGATGGATGACGCGGGTGGAGGTGCCGGCGTGA
- a CDS encoding LytR/AlgR family response regulator transcription factor, with amino-acid sequence MRLLIVEDEPLAARRLARLCEQHLGPGTPPPRVCASLAEARELLAERTVDVLLLDLNLSGEDGFTLLTEAVSGAFQTVVVSANTDQALRAFELGVLDFVPKPYTPERLALALNRVGSRAATPLRTLAVRKGGGVVLVPLDSVAYIQGAGDYAELVLRGGGTELSEKSLERLEQLLPTDFFRIHRSYLVRVTDVRELVASEGSRTAVELRDGTRLPVGRSRLAGLRKRLEV; translated from the coding sequence GTGAGGCTGCTCATCGTGGAGGACGAACCGCTGGCGGCACGGCGTCTCGCCCGGCTGTGCGAGCAGCACCTGGGTCCCGGCACGCCGCCCCCTCGCGTCTGCGCGAGTCTGGCCGAGGCGCGCGAGCTGTTGGCGGAGCGCACCGTGGACGTGCTGCTGCTGGATTTGAACCTCTCGGGCGAGGACGGCTTCACGCTGCTCACGGAAGCAGTCTCCGGCGCATTCCAGACGGTGGTGGTCTCCGCGAACACCGACCAGGCGCTGCGAGCCTTCGAGCTGGGCGTGTTGGACTTCGTGCCCAAGCCCTACACGCCGGAGAGGCTCGCCCTCGCTCTCAACCGTGTCGGAAGCCGCGCGGCCACGCCCTTACGCACCCTCGCGGTGAGGAAGGGCGGAGGCGTGGTCCTCGTACCCCTGGACTCCGTCGCGTACATCCAGGGCGCTGGCGACTACGCCGAGCTGGTCCTCCGCGGCGGTGGTACCGAGCTGAGCGAGAAGAGCCTGGAGCGACTCGAGCAGCTGCTCCCCACCGACTTCTTCCGCATCCACCGCTCCTATCTCGTCCGGGTGACGGACGTGCGCGAGCTGGTCGCCTCCGAGGGCTCACGCACCGCGGTGGAGCTGCGGGACGGCACCCGACTGCCGGTGGGTCGCAGCCGACTGGCTGGGCTGCGCAAGCGGTTGGAGGTGTAA
- a CDS encoding transposase — translation MVGHVPRNRGTVLTRIGALTLDGVEALMTVEGGTSSAVFLCFVNDYLVPNLRQDDLVVMDNLGAHHATGVKKAIRAAGADVLYLPPYRPDLNPIELYWSKGSGNWQPAPSAHSRWPSMRPPKPSPSAMRRAGSSIAATRFRVTEHRCQSSEDLLPHALNLPGPRGSSR, via the coding sequence GTGGTGGGCCACGTCCCCAGAAACCGGGGCACGGTGCTCACCCGGATTGGCGCGCTCACACTGGACGGGGTCGAGGCCCTGATGACGGTGGAGGGCGGCACGTCGAGCGCCGTCTTCCTCTGCTTCGTCAATGACTACCTGGTCCCGAATCTGCGGCAGGACGACCTGGTGGTGATGGACAACCTGGGGGCGCACCACGCGACGGGCGTCAAGAAGGCGATTCGCGCGGCCGGCGCAGACGTCTTGTACCTGCCGCCCTATCGCCCCGACCTCAATCCCATCGAGCTGTACTGGAGCAAGGGCTCCGGAAACTGGCAGCCCGCACCGTCAGCACACTCAAGGTGGCCGTCCATGAGGCCGCCGAAGCCGTCACCCAGCGCGATGCGGAGGGCTGGTTCATCCATTGCGGCTACTCGGTTCCGTGTGACTGAGCACCGCTGTCAGTCGTCCGAGGACCTTCTTCCGCACGCGTTGAATCTGCCAGGCCCTCGAGGCTCCTCGCGCTGA
- a CDS encoding ABC transporter permease yields the protein MRDFVQELRHALRMLVKHPGFTAVALLTLALGIAANTAIFSVVNAVLFAPLPYREPDRLMMVWGLSPNQSRQTVAPANFLDWRAQSDSFEGLAAFSNVSFSLGGDGTPELVRGGSVSANFFQVLGTPAALGTTFQASSGGEGSWQRVVLSHGLWRRRFGGDPRILGRTVRLNDVSYEVVGVMPERFEWPTIVPTHASASEPPQLWVPAVHRDVPQLGPDTAQDTSTRRDGNYLRVVGRLKPGVTREGAQQAVATIAERLAREYPETNAKSGIGLVPLREQLVGNVQAVLWLLLAAVGLVLVIACANVANLFLSRASARRQELTVRLALGARRWQLVRQLLTESVVLALAAGALGLLLALWGMDALLALVPPELPRLGAVGLDGRVLAFTLLTSLGTGVFFGLVPALKASAPDLSGVLRQGGGGRLSSGGNRSRGALVVGEVALAVVLLISAGLLLRSLWRMQSVELGFRSEGVLTWSVSLPATRYPDDARQAALFQQVLERVQALPGVKSAGAISDLPLGGNDVSTVLTREGQSRPEPGEARSVGYQCITPGYFRTLGIPLLGGRDLTAMDGEGTQRVVLVNQTLAREAWPGETPVGQRIRLGSDPDSPWLTVIGVVGDVRQGGALKETRPEAYVPALQGTFHFIQFAAHTEGDPTRLVAGVREAVAALDSQLPISKVRTMEETVTSAMARPRFLSTLVALFAALALLLAGVGLSGVIAYMARQRTQEIGIRMALGARPVDVLRLVLGSGMRLALAGVGLGLVGAWAATRGMASQLYGVSATDPLTFGSLSLAVVVLTLVATWLPARRATRVDPLIAMRSE from the coding sequence ATGAGGGATTTCGTCCAGGAGCTTCGCCACGCACTGCGGATGCTCGTGAAGCACCCCGGCTTCACCGCCGTGGCCCTGCTCACGCTCGCGCTGGGAATCGCCGCCAACACCGCCATCTTCAGCGTGGTGAACGCGGTGCTCTTCGCGCCGCTGCCGTACCGGGAGCCCGACCGGCTGATGATGGTGTGGGGCCTGAGCCCCAACCAGTCCCGGCAGACGGTGGCGCCCGCGAACTTCCTCGACTGGCGCGCGCAGAGCGACTCGTTCGAGGGGCTGGCCGCTTTCAGCAACGTGTCCTTCAGCCTCGGGGGTGACGGTACGCCGGAGCTCGTCCGGGGCGGCAGTGTGTCCGCCAACTTCTTCCAGGTGCTGGGCACGCCCGCGGCGCTCGGCACCACCTTCCAGGCGTCCTCCGGAGGCGAGGGCTCCTGGCAACGGGTGGTGCTCAGTCACGGCCTGTGGCGCCGACGCTTCGGGGGAGACCCGCGCATCCTCGGCCGTACGGTGCGCCTCAACGACGTGAGCTACGAAGTCGTCGGCGTGATGCCGGAGCGCTTCGAGTGGCCGACCATCGTTCCCACGCATGCGTCGGCCTCCGAACCTCCGCAGCTCTGGGTGCCGGCGGTCCACCGGGACGTTCCCCAGCTCGGGCCGGACACGGCGCAAGACACGAGCACGCGGCGCGACGGCAACTACCTGCGGGTGGTGGGGCGGCTGAAGCCGGGCGTGACACGGGAGGGCGCGCAGCAGGCCGTGGCGACCATCGCCGAGCGGCTCGCGCGCGAGTACCCGGAGACGAACGCGAAGTCGGGCATCGGCCTGGTGCCGCTGCGCGAGCAACTGGTGGGCAACGTGCAGGCGGTGCTGTGGCTGCTGCTGGCGGCGGTGGGCCTGGTGCTGGTGATTGCGTGCGCCAACGTCGCCAACCTCTTCCTGTCGCGAGCGTCCGCGCGGCGGCAGGAGCTGACGGTGCGCCTGGCGCTGGGGGCCCGCCGGTGGCAATTGGTGCGACAGCTGCTCACGGAGAGTGTGGTGCTGGCGCTGGCGGCGGGGGCGCTCGGGTTGCTCCTGGCGCTGTGGGGCATGGACGCACTGCTGGCCCTCGTGCCCCCGGAACTCCCCCGGCTCGGAGCGGTGGGCCTGGATGGCCGGGTGCTGGCCTTCACGCTGCTCACGTCGCTGGGCACGGGCGTCTTCTTCGGGCTCGTCCCCGCGCTGAAGGCATCCGCGCCGGACCTGAGCGGCGTGCTCCGCCAGGGCGGGGGCGGCAGGCTCTCCAGCGGCGGAAACCGCTCTCGCGGTGCGCTGGTGGTGGGCGAGGTGGCCCTGGCCGTGGTGCTACTCATCAGCGCCGGACTGCTGCTGCGCAGCCTCTGGCGCATGCAGTCGGTGGAGCTGGGCTTCCGCTCCGAGGGCGTGCTCACCTGGAGCGTGTCACTGCCGGCCACGCGATACCCGGACGATGCCCGGCAGGCGGCACTCTTCCAGCAAGTGCTGGAGCGGGTGCAGGCGCTGCCCGGTGTGAAGAGCGCTGGCGCGATTTCCGACCTGCCTCTGGGAGGCAACGACGTCTCGACGGTCCTGACGCGCGAGGGGCAGTCGCGGCCCGAGCCCGGCGAGGCGCGTTCGGTGGGCTACCAGTGCATCACCCCCGGCTACTTCCGCACCCTGGGCATTCCACTGCTCGGCGGCCGGGACCTCACGGCGATGGACGGGGAGGGCACGCAACGGGTCGTCCTGGTGAACCAGACGCTCGCGCGCGAAGCCTGGCCCGGAGAGACGCCGGTGGGGCAGCGCATCCGCCTGGGCTCGGACCCGGACTCGCCGTGGCTCACCGTCATCGGCGTGGTAGGGGACGTGCGGCAGGGGGGCGCCCTCAAGGAGACGCGGCCGGAGGCCTACGTGCCGGCGCTCCAGGGGACGTTCCACTTCATCCAGTTCGCCGCCCACACGGAGGGAGACCCGACGCGGCTGGTGGCCGGGGTGCGCGAGGCGGTGGCCGCGCTGGACTCCCAGTTGCCCATCTCCAAGGTGCGGACGATGGAGGAGACCGTCACCTCCGCCATGGCGCGCCCCCGCTTCCTGTCCACGCTGGTGGCGCTGTTCGCGGCGCTGGCCCTGCTGCTGGCCGGCGTGGGGCTGTCCGGCGTCATCGCCTACATGGCACGGCAGCGGACGCAGGAGATTGGCATCCGCATGGCCCTGGGTGCGCGGCCCGTGGACGTGCTGCGGCTGGTGCTGGGGAGCGGCATGCGGCTGGCCCTGGCGGGCGTGGGCCTGGGACTGGTTGGTGCGTGGGCGGCCACCCGGGGCATGGCGAGCCAGCTGTACGGCGTGAGCGCCACGGACCCGCTCACCTTCGGCAGCCTGTCGCTGGCGGTGGTGGTGCTGACGCTGGTGGCCACCTGGCTGCCGGCGCGCCGGGCCACCCGGGTGGACCCGCTGATTGCCATGCGCAGTGAGTGA
- a CDS encoding TetR/AcrR family transcriptional regulator translates to MFVIAFFFRRSWVDYPEQCSIYVEHRSDFQPMRTDAQKNYEHLLAVAREVVTEQGAHASLRDVARKAGVGLGTLYRHFPTREALLETLLRSSFDALTERAAELEASSSPEEALVSWTQRCIACAHEYRGAISLMVAAIDDPQSALHDSCVAMKSSGARLLVRAQAEGVARADLASADLFALISALAWLNDQPSFAPRAEHLFDVVSSAILPQRTGNDSRKRRTPAPR, encoded by the coding sequence TTGTTCGTCATCGCTTTCTTCTTCCGCCGCAGCTGGGTAGATTATCCGGAGCAGTGCTCCATATATGTGGAGCACCGCTCCGATTTTCAACCCATGCGCACTGATGCCCAGAAGAACTACGAGCACCTCCTCGCCGTCGCGCGCGAGGTCGTCACCGAGCAAGGTGCCCATGCGTCGTTGCGGGATGTCGCTCGCAAGGCCGGGGTCGGGCTCGGAACGCTCTATCGACACTTCCCTACCCGGGAGGCGTTGTTGGAGACCTTGCTTCGGTCGAGCTTCGACGCGTTGACCGAACGTGCCGCGGAGCTCGAGGCTTCGAGCTCGCCCGAAGAGGCGCTGGTCTCGTGGACACAGCGCTGCATCGCTTGCGCGCATGAGTATCGGGGGGCGATTTCGCTGATGGTCGCGGCCATTGATGACCCACAGTCGGCGTTGCATGACTCGTGCGTCGCGATGAAGTCGTCGGGGGCACGGCTGCTTGTTCGTGCTCAGGCGGAGGGGGTCGCGCGAGCCGACCTCGCCAGCGCGGACCTGTTCGCGCTGATCAGCGCCCTCGCCTGGCTCAACGACCAGCCGTCGTTCGCGCCACGCGCCGAGCACCTCTTCGACGTGGTCTCCAGCGCGATCTTGCCCCAGCGAACAGGCAACGACAGCCGGAAGCGCCGGACGCCCGCACCCCGCTAA